One window from the genome of Lentibacillus daqui encodes:
- a CDS encoding ParM/StbA family protein, translating into MTKSRIAAVDVGNDAVKANFGKLESELYIPNVIAHDVEDRPVIGIEELDEKDPVDNLHIRIHSPALEENNAIYRVGNLATKTDNSFELDPGSSKSEEDQTLIMLFASIALDAVSSGEFSETRENVIDARYTLGTGLPLREVKEGKDVGYRSQLLGSVHQVEFLVTPRYQGKKVNIKFDEVKVYPEGFAAYVNLIMDNDLKVINKDLIDKQILIQDIGGLSTDIAVIRNRNVDDDKAQGFNLGVAESLESIREEIRKKHGVELDSRRDVVDIITRKNDRHHIMVKGSRTSVHDITDHILLELAKKEYRFLRNTWAKNSQSEICYFVGGGSAVLKDYLKALNNKLDGFNIEFFENENESIWMMANAYYKLISQFIGKQAQPQDQAKNQAPKQAVKEETKVAAKQK; encoded by the coding sequence ATGACAAAATCAAGAATTGCAGCCGTTGATGTTGGTAATGATGCAGTCAAAGCCAATTTTGGTAAATTGGAAAGTGAACTATATATCCCAAATGTAATTGCACATGATGTGGAGGATCGTCCTGTTATCGGTATCGAGGAATTGGATGAAAAAGATCCGGTTGATAATTTACATATTCGGATCCACTCCCCTGCTTTGGAAGAAAATAATGCGATTTACCGGGTTGGGAACCTGGCAACAAAAACGGATAATTCATTCGAACTTGATCCGGGCAGCAGCAAATCAGAAGAGGACCAAACCCTGATTATGCTGTTCGCATCCATTGCGCTTGATGCGGTGAGCAGTGGTGAATTTAGTGAAACGAGAGAAAATGTGATTGATGCACGCTATACATTAGGTACAGGATTGCCGCTAAGAGAGGTAAAGGAAGGTAAAGACGTTGGTTATCGTTCACAACTGTTGGGATCGGTACATCAAGTTGAATTTTTAGTTACACCGCGATACCAAGGAAAAAAAGTAAATATTAAATTTGATGAAGTAAAGGTTTATCCTGAAGGGTTTGCAGCATATGTCAACCTGATTATGGATAATGATTTAAAAGTAATCAATAAAGATCTGATTGACAAGCAAATTTTAATTCAAGACATTGGTGGACTTTCCACAGATATTGCAGTAATTAGAAATCGTAATGTAGATGATGATAAGGCACAAGGATTCAACTTGGGTGTTGCAGAATCATTGGAATCCATTCGTGAAGAAATCCGGAAGAAACATGGTGTTGAATTGGACAGCAGACGTGATGTTGTCGATATCATTACCAGAAAAAATGACCGGCATCACATCATGGTTAAGGGCAGCAGAACAAGTGTACATGATATTACCGATCATATTCTTTTGGAATTGGCGAAAAAGGAATATCGTTTCTTGAGAAATACTTGGGCGAAAAATTCGCAGTCTGAGATTTGCTATTTTGTTGGTGGCGGTTCAGCGGTGCTAAAGGATTACCTGAAGGCATTAAACAATAAGCTGGATGGATTTAACATTGAGTTTTTTGAGAATGAAAATGAAAGTATCTGGATGATGGCGAATGCTTATTACAAGCTGATTTCCCAATTTATCGGTAAACAAGCACAGCCACAAGATCAAGCAAAGAACCAGGCACCAAAACAAGCTGTTAAGGAAGAGACAAAAGTAGCAGCGAAACAAAAATAG
- a CDS encoding GntR family transcriptional regulator: protein MELPIHLSKDTREPIYHQVENQLKALIAGGQLTAGTPLPSIRALSKDLEISIITTRRAYQNLEQQGFIRTTQGKGTFVADIADDKKHQVKISSVYQTIEHAVDTALQYDYSLEQIKEIFHEIIDNHREKGE from the coding sequence GTGGAACTGCCAATCCATCTTTCCAAAGATACTAGGGAACCGATTTATCATCAGGTTGAAAATCAACTAAAGGCGCTAATCGCTGGTGGACAATTGACCGCGGGTACACCACTGCCTTCGATTCGTGCCCTTTCCAAAGATCTCGAAATTAGCATTATCACGACAAGAAGGGCCTATCAGAACCTGGAGCAGCAAGGGTTTATCCGTACCACTCAGGGAAAAGGGACATTTGTTGCTGATATCGCTGATGATAAAAAACATCAGGTGAAAATATCCTCTGTTTATCAAACGATTGAGCACGCGGTCGATACAGCCTTGCAATATGACTATTCGTTGGAACAAATCAAGGAGATATTTCATGAAATTATTGACAACCACCGCGAGAAAGGAGAATGA
- a CDS encoding BCCT family transporter: MKAKLIDWPTFIGAIVLILLVSIPLAVFPEQGGKVVDMANEFMTGNFGVLYLLVGLSAFAFLLFVAFSKNGHVKLGSEEDEREFGTFSWAAMLFAAGIGSSILYWGMIEWAYYYQGPPFGIAPESKEAIEWASSYGMFHWGPIAWAIYTLPALPIAYFYYVRRKPVLKISEAVRPVIGRQADGPLGVVIDVLFMFGLMGGAGTTLALGAPMIAEGVHDLIGIPITIWLKIAIILFCTIIFALSAYSGLNRGIKVLSDVNIWLAIFILLFIFLFGPTLFISQTTFTSIGMIVDNFFHMATWLEPFGNLAGFKETGFPESWTIFYWAWWVVYAPFVGLFVARISRGRTIREMILGTMIYGTIGCILFFGIMGNFGLYLQLTGNFDVIGFMNEHGASAAIIQILHQLPMPIIMVALFTILAIIFLATTFDSSSYILAAVVQKEVRSEPLRWNRLFWAFTLCLLPLVLMIVGGLKTLQTASIVAGFPVIFIMFLLAWSFMKASNSDIKESEDYETPTIYIDRKKIQEQIRKRRKKRSALEAFEDKNTDD; the protein is encoded by the coding sequence ATGAAAGCAAAATTAATCGACTGGCCTACGTTTATTGGTGCAATCGTGTTAATTCTGCTTGTATCCATTCCACTGGCGGTTTTTCCAGAGCAAGGCGGAAAAGTAGTTGACATGGCAAATGAATTTATGACCGGTAATTTCGGTGTTTTATATTTACTAGTCGGGCTGAGTGCTTTCGCCTTTTTACTTTTTGTCGCTTTTAGTAAAAACGGACATGTTAAACTGGGAAGTGAAGAAGATGAAAGGGAGTTTGGCACTTTTTCTTGGGCGGCGATGCTGTTTGCCGCGGGGATTGGATCGAGTATTCTTTATTGGGGAATGATTGAGTGGGCTTATTATTATCAAGGCCCGCCATTTGGAATTGCCCCCGAATCAAAAGAGGCGATCGAGTGGGCATCTTCCTATGGGATGTTTCACTGGGGTCCTATCGCTTGGGCTATTTATACATTACCGGCGCTACCCATCGCCTACTTCTATTACGTACGAAGGAAGCCCGTTTTAAAAATCAGTGAGGCTGTCAGACCAGTTATTGGCCGCCAAGCTGATGGGCCGCTTGGTGTTGTTATTGATGTGTTATTTATGTTTGGATTGATGGGTGGTGCAGGTACTACATTGGCACTTGGAGCGCCCATGATAGCTGAAGGAGTACATGATTTAATTGGAATCCCAATCACCATTTGGTTAAAAATCGCTATCATCCTCTTTTGTACCATTATTTTTGCATTAAGTGCCTATTCGGGGCTAAATAGAGGAATCAAGGTGCTAAGTGATGTCAATATATGGCTGGCTATTTTTATTTTGTTATTTATCTTTTTGTTCGGACCAACATTATTTATTAGTCAAACAACCTTCACAAGTATCGGGATGATTGTTGATAACTTTTTTCATATGGCGACTTGGCTGGAACCGTTTGGAAACTTGGCCGGCTTTAAAGAAACCGGCTTTCCCGAATCCTGGACTATTTTTTATTGGGCGTGGTGGGTAGTTTATGCGCCTTTTGTTGGTTTATTTGTTGCCAGGATATCACGAGGCAGGACGATTCGGGAAATGATTCTCGGGACAATGATCTATGGTACCATTGGATGCATTTTGTTTTTCGGGATTATGGGGAACTTTGGACTGTATTTACAGTTAACCGGAAATTTTGATGTGATTGGTTTTATGAATGAACATGGTGCCTCGGCTGCCATCATTCAAATATTGCACCAGCTGCCAATGCCAATTATCATGGTCGCATTATTTACCATCCTGGCGATTATCTTTTTGGCGACAACATTCGACTCATCCTCTTATATTCTTGCAGCGGTTGTACAAAAGGAAGTTCGGTCGGAGCCATTACGCTGGAACCGTTTATTTTGGGCCTTTACATTATGTTTGCTACCACTCGTATTGATGATTGTCGGCGGGCTAAAAACACTGCAAACCGCTAGCATCGTTGCCGGGTTTCCCGTTATCTTTATCATGTTCCTGCTTGCATGGTCATTCATGAAAGCTTCCAACAGCGATATCAAGGAGTCGGAAGATTATGAAACCCCTACCATTTATATTGATCGAAAAAAGATTCAGGAACAAATTCGTAAGCGCCGGAAGAAACGTTCTGCATTAGAGGCGTTTGAAGATAAGAATACGGATGATTAA
- a CDS encoding aldehyde dehydrogenase family protein, which produces MRNHLKHFINGEWVESTGSETLDVINPATEEVIGKISLGTREDLDKAVKAARKAFPSFSQTTKEERIELLEKIAAEYEKRKDDIVETITDELGSPLSISENVHYQMGYAHFSQAAKSLKDFSFMEDRGDHTVVKESIGVSGLITPWNFPTNQTSTKIASAFAAGSPVVLKPSELTPFAAIILTEIFEAAGVPKGVFNLVNGLGDVIGDGISSHPDIDFVSFTGSVGVGQKIMENASKTIKNFALELGGKSPLIVLEDADIEKAAKTAVSNIAMNTGQVCSAATRILVPSSMRESFEQAVKNVLPEFPMGDPRKETNIGPLVSKKQWDRVQSYIEKGMQEGATLITGGTGKPEGLETGYYCKPTIFSNVTNDMQIAQEEIFGPVMSIITYETVDEAIEIANDTVYGLAGYVVGKDPETLRKVATSIRAGRITVNSGEKDFAAPFGGYKQSGIGREWGDFGIEEYLETKAILGFPS; this is translated from the coding sequence ATGCGCAATCATCTAAAGCACTTTATTAATGGTGAATGGGTCGAATCAACCGGATCAGAGACCTTGGATGTCATCAATCCAGCAACAGAAGAGGTGATTGGTAAGATCAGTCTGGGAACAAGAGAGGATCTGGACAAGGCAGTAAAAGCGGCCAGGAAAGCTTTCCCGTCTTTTTCGCAAACAACAAAGGAAGAACGCATTGAATTGCTTGAAAAAATCGCTGCTGAATATGAAAAGCGTAAAGATGATATTGTCGAAACCATAACTGACGAGCTTGGTTCCCCACTTTCGATCTCGGAAAACGTCCATTATCAAATGGGATATGCGCACTTTTCCCAAGCTGCAAAGTCATTGAAAGATTTCTCATTCATGGAGGATCGTGGTGATCACACCGTCGTTAAAGAATCGATCGGGGTTAGCGGGCTGATCACACCTTGGAATTTTCCAACCAATCAGACCTCAACCAAGATTGCCAGTGCGTTTGCAGCTGGAAGTCCGGTAGTATTAAAGCCGTCTGAACTCACACCATTCGCGGCAATTATTCTAACGGAAATCTTTGAAGCTGCCGGTGTTCCAAAAGGGGTCTTCAACCTTGTTAATGGCCTTGGTGATGTAATTGGCGATGGCATTAGTTCCCATCCGGATATTGACTTCGTGTCCTTTACCGGTTCAGTCGGTGTTGGACAAAAGATCATGGAAAACGCCTCGAAAACGATTAAAAACTTTGCGCTTGAACTTGGCGGCAAATCACCACTTATTGTATTGGAAGATGCCGACATCGAAAAAGCCGCAAAGACAGCAGTATCAAACATTGCTATGAACACAGGACAGGTTTGTTCAGCAGCAACACGGATCCTCGTGCCTTCCTCCATGAGGGAATCATTTGAGCAAGCAGTAAAGAACGTACTACCTGAGTTTCCAATGGGTGATCCACGCAAGGAAACGAACATTGGCCCACTTGTATCCAAGAAACAGTGGGATCGTGTTCAATCTTATATCGAGAAAGGTATGCAAGAAGGTGCTACCCTAATTACTGGTGGAACTGGTAAACCAGAAGGACTGGAAACAGGTTACTATTGCAAGCCAACTATTTTCAGTAATGTGACGAATGACATGCAAATAGCGCAAGAAGAAATCTTTGGCCCTGTTATGTCGATCATCACATATGAAACGGTGGATGAGGCCATTGAAATTGCCAATGATACGGTTTATGGATTGGCAGGATATGTAGTCGGAAAAGATCCTGAGACGCTCCGTAAAGTCGCAACCAGCATCCGCGCCGGCCGGATTACCGTCAATAGTGGCGAGAAAGATTTCGCAGCGCCATTTGGAGGTTATAAACAATCCGGAATTGGCCGGGAGTGGGGCGATTTCGGCATTGAAGAATATCTGGAAACGAAGGCTATCTTAGGGTTCCCTTCATAA
- a CDS encoding GbsR/MarR family transcriptional regulator, producing the protein MEGDKDKIADVKTQFIDKIADNMSSFGVSTSVGRVLGIIYMKRSPMTLDELSAETGMSKTRMSQVVREMIDLNIAERVFQKGVRKDLYQVEQDYYQTFVSLFTSTWRKAINKSKHFEQKLQGKLKDLQEDHPLTEADEQAVDEILAEIREWMDYYDWIKRLTEFFESGEIFNHVPKNRQGGNHLE; encoded by the coding sequence ATGGAAGGCGATAAAGATAAAATTGCGGACGTGAAAACACAATTTATTGACAAGATTGCTGACAACATGAGCTCTTTCGGTGTTTCCACAAGTGTTGGGCGTGTGTTGGGAATCATTTATATGAAAAGATCACCAATGACACTTGATGAATTATCGGCTGAGACCGGTATGAGTAAGACCCGCATGAGTCAGGTTGTTCGTGAAATGATCGATTTGAATATTGCGGAAAGGGTTTTTCAAAAAGGTGTACGCAAAGATTTATATCAGGTGGAACAGGACTATTATCAAACCTTTGTATCTTTATTTACTTCAACTTGGCGTAAAGCGATTAATAAAAGCAAACACTTTGAGCAAAAGCTACAAGGAAAATTGAAAGATTTACAGGAAGATCATCCTTTAACAGAGGCCGATGAACAGGCGGTTGATGAGATTCTTGCCGAGATACGTGAGTGGATGGACTACTACGACTGGATCAAGCGGCTAACCGAGTTTTTTGAAAGCGGCGAGATCTTTAACCATGTTCCAAAAAATAGACAAGGAGGAAATCATCTTGAATAA
- a CDS encoding N-acetylmuramoyl-L-alanine amidase, protein MLRKICFTLGIAVLFSLFFIPQVSHAEDGQTYKVNGTTVNVRTAASTDSDVIGKLHEGDEIDIFQESHGWLQTYYNDQEAWVASQFMTPADSDSQSNITASSKETITAPSSKVRIRTGPGTEYSIIGQTTEGETYPLLETTNDWYKVTLEDGQTGWIASWLTGDPEQENAQGKTETEDHGQQTEQVEPDTKNNKPQGEQADTEAPANGTLEGYTVVLDPGHGGKDPGSSAQDGTYEKDYTLSVANKVAAKLQNAGANVIETRTDDTFVSLQNRVNISGTNNANAFISLHFNAYPESTINGFSTHYYATEDSRLAQDVQSALSRNMVLSSRGITKSDYHVLRENSEPAILIELGFITNTNDLANIQTDYYQNAVADGVTEGLINYFQN, encoded by the coding sequence ATGTTGCGAAAAATATGTTTTACATTGGGTATTGCTGTTTTGTTTTCTTTATTCTTTATTCCCCAAGTCAGTCATGCTGAGGATGGTCAAACATACAAAGTCAATGGCACAACCGTGAATGTCAGGACAGCTGCTTCGACTGACTCGGATGTGATTGGGAAACTACACGAAGGGGATGAAATTGATATCTTTCAGGAGTCACATGGTTGGCTACAAACATATTACAACGATCAGGAAGCATGGGTGGCATCGCAGTTTATGACACCTGCTGATTCTGACAGTCAATCCAATATTACAGCATCGTCGAAGGAAACCATTACAGCGCCATCATCTAAAGTAAGGATCCGAACAGGTCCAGGGACAGAATATAGCATTATCGGTCAGACAACTGAGGGTGAAACGTACCCTTTACTGGAAACAACGAATGATTGGTACAAAGTCACCCTTGAAGATGGACAAACTGGGTGGATCGCGTCATGGTTAACAGGTGATCCTGAACAAGAGAACGCACAGGGGAAAACAGAGACTGAAGATCATGGGCAGCAAACAGAGCAAGTCGAACCTGACACAAAAAATAATAAACCACAGGGAGAACAAGCAGACACTGAGGCACCTGCAAATGGGACGCTTGAAGGTTATACGGTTGTTCTTGACCCCGGGCATGGTGGCAAAGATCCCGGCTCAAGTGCACAGGACGGTACTTATGAAAAGGACTATACACTTTCTGTAGCGAACAAGGTTGCCGCAAAACTTCAGAATGCCGGTGCAAATGTGATCGAAACAAGAACCGATGACACGTTTGTTTCATTACAAAATCGTGTAAATATAAGTGGAACAAACAATGCCAATGCCTTTATCAGCCTGCATTTTAACGCGTATCCGGAATCTACCATAAATGGGTTCAGTACCCATTATTATGCAACTGAAGACAGCAGACTGGCACAAGATGTACAATCAGCACTAAGCAGAAATATGGTACTTTCCAGTCGCGGTATTACGAAGAGTGACTACCATGTCTTACGCGAAAACAGTGAACCGGCAATTTTAATTGAGCTGGGCTTTATCACCAATACGAATGATTTAGCCAACATCCAAACTGATTATTACCAAAATGCTGTGGCTGATGGCGTTACTGAAGGATTAATCAATTATTTTCAGAATTGA
- a CDS encoding 3-keto-5-aminohexanoate cleavage protein gives MNNNVILSCAITGAGETTQKSSYVPVTPKEIADSAIKAAKAGATIAHLHVRDPETGKLSHDANLFKEAVERIREADTDVIINITAGGGGDWVPSESDPTKGGEGTDMQTPEERHKPVGMLLPEICTLDCGSVNFGDQVYISPTDWLRKQAKLIQDAGVKPELECFDTGHIRFANQLVKEGLIDGDPMFQFCLGIPWGADADAETLAYMRTRISENATWAAFGIGRMQMPMVAESVLQGGNVRVGLEDNLYLKKGTLATNEQLVDKAVGIIQSLGSDVMSPAEAREFLNLKDPNGKKA, from the coding sequence TTGAATAATAACGTTATTTTATCCTGTGCGATTACCGGTGCAGGTGAGACAACACAGAAAAGTTCCTATGTACCAGTGACACCTAAGGAAATTGCTGATTCTGCTATCAAAGCAGCGAAGGCAGGGGCAACAATCGCCCATTTACATGTAAGAGATCCAGAAACAGGCAAACTAAGTCATGATGCGAATTTATTTAAAGAGGCTGTAGAGCGTATTCGTGAGGCGGATACGGATGTCATTATCAATATCACTGCTGGTGGTGGCGGTGACTGGGTTCCTAGTGAGTCCGACCCAACCAAAGGCGGAGAAGGTACCGATATGCAAACACCAGAGGAACGCCACAAACCAGTTGGCATGTTACTGCCGGAAATATGTACGTTGGACTGTGGCAGTGTTAACTTCGGTGATCAGGTTTATATCAGCCCGACTGATTGGCTCCGGAAGCAAGCTAAATTAATTCAGGATGCGGGCGTTAAACCTGAACTTGAATGCTTTGATACCGGGCATATACGTTTTGCCAATCAATTAGTCAAAGAAGGACTTATTGATGGGGATCCAATGTTCCAATTCTGTCTGGGTATTCCATGGGGCGCTGATGCAGATGCCGAAACATTGGCATATATGCGAACCCGAATTTCAGAAAATGCGACTTGGGCAGCATTTGGAATCGGACGGATGCAAATGCCGATGGTCGCTGAGTCTGTCTTGCAAGGTGGGAATGTTCGTGTGGGATTAGAAGACAACCTTTATTTGAAAAAGGGAACATTGGCTACGAATGAACAACTAGTTGACAAAGCAGTTGGTATTATTCAAAGCTTGGGATCAGACGTGATGTCCCCTGCAGAAGCACGTGAATTTTTGAATTTGAAGGATCCAAATGGAAAGAAGGCATAA
- a CDS encoding 3-hydroxyacyl-CoA dehydrogenase NAD-binding domain-containing protein, with the protein MTTEIKNITVVGTGVIGNGWITRFLANGYHVTATDPDATAEGRMREAVAHAWPAMETYGLDPQASQDNLYFESDLETALRQADFVQENVPEREPLKRKVIADIDQYAPEHAVIASSTSGILPSTLQADCTKHPERVVVAHPFNPVYLMPLVELVGGKATDGQFVKQAQAFYTGIRMKPLIVRQEIEGHIADRLMEAIWREALHIVNDGAATTEEIDTSIVYGPGLRWALMGPFLTLHMGGGKAGMRHLLEQFGPALKLPWTKLVAPELTDELAEKVITGSEAQTEGVSMEALETRRDQFLIELQQLLEKYWPAANLNGNL; encoded by the coding sequence ATGACAACAGAAATTAAAAATATTACCGTCGTTGGTACTGGCGTTATCGGAAACGGATGGATTACCCGTTTCCTTGCCAACGGCTATCATGTTACAGCAACCGATCCAGATGCCACAGCAGAAGGCCGGATGCGTGAAGCAGTTGCACATGCATGGCCGGCAATGGAAACGTATGGTCTGGATCCACAGGCATCGCAGGATAACCTATATTTTGAATCCGACCTTGAGACTGCATTACGTCAGGCAGATTTTGTACAAGAGAATGTGCCGGAACGTGAACCATTGAAACGAAAAGTCATCGCAGACATCGATCAATATGCGCCTGAACATGCTGTCATCGCATCCAGTACGTCTGGTATCTTGCCAAGTACATTACAGGCGGATTGTACGAAACATCCGGAGCGCGTCGTTGTAGCCCATCCTTTTAACCCGGTTTACTTAATGCCGCTTGTCGAATTAGTCGGAGGCAAAGCAACGGACGGTCAATTTGTTAAACAAGCACAAGCATTTTATACAGGCATTCGCATGAAGCCGTTAATCGTTCGACAAGAAATAGAAGGCCATATCGCCGACCGTTTGATGGAAGCCATCTGGCGGGAAGCACTGCATATCGTCAATGATGGTGCAGCAACAACAGAAGAAATAGACACATCGATTGTTTATGGGCCTGGACTACGCTGGGCATTAATGGGACCTTTCTTAACCTTGCATATGGGTGGTGGAAAAGCCGGTATGCGTCATTTACTGGAACAATTTGGCCCAGCATTGAAGCTACCGTGGACTAAACTTGTCGCACCGGAATTAACGGATGAACTTGCGGAAAAAGTTATTACCGGCAGTGAAGCGCAAACGGAAGGCGTATCAATGGAAGCTCTTGAAACGCGCCGTGACCAATTCCTGATTGAACTACAGCAACTGTTGGAAAAATATTGGCCAGCAGCTAATCTAAACGGAAATCTGTAA
- a CDS encoding MerR family transcriptional regulator, whose amino-acid sequence MHIKEVAKQMNTTARSIRFYEEKGLLFPKKDGENDYRVFHEADLMRLSTILALREVGVSVRDIQELLANPNMSMKQYLNIQRSVLFEKWLEMKDMIETIDRMLEHTENEDFTSEIYELAQHLKAMKHIRKNWEDQWNFDKQAANYDQHIKMHGDRFNVHQDYEQALAKAVHTMQLNSGDSCLDIGIGTGNLGSQFLAQGVNVIGVDQSEEMLKQCNHKHPAIDTRKGHFLALPLLDNQVDGVVTSYALHHIPDGQKLLALVEMDRVLKDNGQICIVDLMFENDQHRQQVIDSFHQEENRLAIKAIEDEFYADQSKLMDWLMERGYDVKTYRFNDILNMIYALK is encoded by the coding sequence ATGCATATAAAAGAGGTTGCAAAGCAGATGAATACGACAGCAAGATCAATACGCTTTTACGAGGAAAAGGGATTGCTGTTTCCGAAAAAAGATGGAGAAAATGATTATCGGGTATTCCATGAAGCGGATTTGATGCGGCTGAGCACGATTCTAGCGTTACGGGAAGTTGGTGTTTCCGTACGTGACATACAAGAACTTTTGGCAAATCCAAACATGAGTATGAAACAATACTTGAATATTCAGCGCTCGGTTCTGTTTGAGAAATGGCTTGAAATGAAAGACATGATTGAAACTATTGATCGGATGCTGGAGCATACCGAAAATGAGGATTTTACCAGTGAAATTTATGAGTTAGCCCAACATTTAAAAGCAATGAAACATATCCGTAAAAATTGGGAAGACCAATGGAATTTTGATAAACAAGCTGCGAATTATGATCAGCACATTAAGATGCACGGGGATCGTTTTAATGTCCATCAAGATTATGAACAAGCATTAGCTAAAGCCGTGCATACGATGCAATTGAACTCCGGTGATAGTTGTTTAGATATTGGAATTGGCACCGGAAACCTTGGTTCGCAGTTTTTAGCACAGGGAGTCAACGTTATTGGTGTTGACCAGTCAGAGGAAATGTTAAAACAGTGCAATCATAAGCATCCAGCGATTGATACCCGCAAAGGTCACTTTCTCGCTTTACCACTTTTGGATAATCAAGTAGATGGAGTGGTGACAAGCTATGCCTTGCATCATATTCCGGATGGACAAAAATTGCTTGCGCTCGTAGAAATGGACCGTGTTTTGAAAGATAATGGACAGATTTGTATTGTTGATTTAATGTTTGAGAACGATCAACATCGCCAACAAGTAATCGATTCGTTTCATCAGGAGGAAAATAGGCTGGCAATCAAGGCGATAGAAGATGAGTTTTATGCCGATCAATCAAAGCTGATGGATTGGTTGATGGAAAGAGGATATGATGTTAAGACTTATCGATTTAATGATATTTTGAATATGATTTATGCTTTGAAATAA
- a CDS encoding thioesterase family protein, with protein sequence MAEGKVILQNRVQKEWIDYNGHMNDAEYVRAFSWGVDRLMKLIGIDDTFREEQHYTIYTMETHVCYLAEMKLDEPFEVHLQILDYDAKRMHVFYELYGEDGKRAATSEQMLMGIDQSTGRPAPFPNDVYTKVKALADQYTPAEKPKEAGRIIGIRRK encoded by the coding sequence ATGGCAGAGGGAAAAGTTATTTTGCAAAATCGCGTCCAAAAGGAATGGATCGATTATAATGGACATATGAATGATGCAGAATATGTTCGGGCATTCAGTTGGGGCGTCGACCGCTTGATGAAATTAATTGGTATTGATGATACTTTTCGGGAAGAACAGCATTATACGATCTATACGATGGAGACGCATGTCTGCTATCTGGCCGAAATGAAACTGGATGAACCATTTGAAGTTCATTTGCAAATCCTTGATTACGATGCAAAACGCATGCATGTTTTTTATGAATTGTACGGTGAAGACGGAAAACGTGCAGCAACCAGCGAACAAATGCTAATGGGTATCGATCAATCCACTGGAAGACCAGCACCATTTCCAAATGATGTCTATACCAAAGTAAAAGCGCTCGCTGACCAATATACACCAGCAGAAAAACCAAAAGAAGCAGGCCGCATCATCGGCATCCGGCGCAAATGA
- a CDS encoding ATP-binding cassette domain-containing protein, which translates to MMHHWLEIEQLQKKIDNFRLGPIDLSIEPGTITALVGNNGSGKSTLFKLIMNLANPDMGNIKIFDKFVYGSDESWKAQIAYQAQTTIGYTSYTGEQLKSLIAPLYPNWDDTLFAEIVHLFNIPLDKQYRKLSQGVQQKLNLALTTPRNTPLLLLDEPTSFMDIPAKKHLMDILVDWMDHGDHAIVFASHQAEDIMKLADYLCVFRDGKMLGTFEKEELTESYKRYWLQEALPENRIPGEIARDQQLLTSNQPDTTEKFLVQNNIEWTDQTALRLDEIITYLLAEGKDG; encoded by the coding sequence ATGATGCATCATTGGTTGGAAATTGAACAGTTACAGAAAAAGATAGATAATTTCCGGCTTGGACCGATTGATTTGTCGATTGAACCCGGAACAATTACCGCATTAGTTGGCAACAATGGATCGGGTAAGAGCACATTATTCAAATTAATCATGAATCTGGCAAATCCCGACATGGGAAATATCAAGATATTCGACAAATTTGTTTATGGCTCGGATGAATCGTGGAAAGCTCAAATAGCTTATCAAGCACAAACAACGATCGGTTACACTTCATATACCGGCGAGCAACTGAAGTCATTAATTGCTCCATTGTATCCGAACTGGGATGACACATTATTTGCAGAAATAGTTCATTTATTCAACATTCCATTGGATAAACAATACCGAAAACTTTCTCAAGGAGTGCAGCAAAAATTAAATCTTGCTTTGACCACCCCACGCAACACCCCATTATTATTACTGGATGAGCCGACATCATTTATGGATATTCCGGCGAAAAAGCATCTCATGGACATTTTGGTTGACTGGATGGATCACGGAGATCATGCGATTGTTTTTGCCAGTCATCAAGCCGAAGACATCATGAAATTGGCAGACTATCTGTGTGTATTCCGCGATGGAAAAATGCTCGGCACATTTGAAAAGGAAGAATTAACGGAGAGCTATAAACGCTATTGGCTGCAAGAAGCCCTTCCTGAAAACAGGATACCTGGAGAAATCGCCAGGGATCAACAGCTTTTGACCTCAAATCAGCCAGATACAACCGAGAAATTCCTTGTTCAAAATAATATTGAATGGACGGATCAAACAGCACTACGATTGGACGAAATTATTACGTATTTATTGGCTGAAGGAAAGGACGGGTAA